A window from Triticum aestivum cultivar Chinese Spring chromosome 6D, IWGSC CS RefSeq v2.1, whole genome shotgun sequence encodes these proteins:
- the LOC123143247 gene encoding glutamate receptor 3.1: protein MGIAFPMVLVLSLLLYTNGISKSLAARPPVVNIGSILQLNSTTGGVAAIAINAALEDINSDPTVLNGTTLKVETKDTNCFDGFLGMVQALQFMETDVIAIVGPQCSAIAHIISYVANELRVPLMSFASDATLSSIQFPFFVRTAPSDLYQMAAVAAVVDYNHWKIVTAIYVDDDYGRNGIAALDDALTAKRCKISYKIGFPANAKKSELINLLVSVSYMESRVIILHTGAEPGLKLFSMANRLNMMGNGYVWIATDWLSAYLDANSSVPAETISGMQGVLTLRPHIPNSKMKSNLISKWSRQSQKYNHSDLRVNTYGFYVYDSVWTVARALDAFFDDGGSISFSNDSRLRDATGGTLHLEAMSIFDKGRKLLEKIRKVNFTGPSGHVQFDASGDLIHPAYEIINVIGNGMRTIGFWSNYSGLLSTVPPEALYSKPPNTSLANQQLYDVIWPGETAQRPRGWVFPSNAKELKIGIPNRFSFREFVTKDNVTGSMKGYCIDVFTQALALLPYPVTYKFVPFGSGTENPHYDKLIEMVESNELDGAVGDIAVTMKRTVNADFTQPFIETGLVILAPVKRHITTSWAFLQPFTLEMWCVTGLFFLVVGVVVWVLEHRINDEFRGSPRQQMITIFWFSFSTLFFAHRENTMSTLGRGVLIIWLFVVLIIQSSYTASLTSILTVQQLDTSIKGIDDLKNSDAPVGFQVGSFAQDYMVNELNISRSRLRALGSPKEYAKALELGPKKGGVMAIVDERPYVELFLSTYCKIAVAGSDFTSRGWGFAFPRDSPLQVDLSTAILSLSENGELQRIHDKWLKTGECAADESEMINSNQLRLESFWGLFLICGVACVISLLIYFGIMLRKYMRHEPKKSLRRFISFVDDKEPPKNRKKRSMSLPASSTATAPMTALDVERPARPVRNGSVIDIEG, encoded by the exons ATGGGGATAGCTTTTCCCATGGTGTTGGTTCTCTCTCTGCTCCTGTACACTAATGGCATCTCCAAGAGCTTAGCTGCAAGGCCTCCAGTTGTGAATATTGGGTCTATTCTTCAATTGAACTCCACCACTGGAGGTGTTGCGGCGATTGCCATCAATGCAGCCTTGGAGGATATCAACTCTGATCCAACAGTTCTAAATGGAACAACGTTAAAGGTTGAAACCAAGGATACAAATTGCTTTGATGGTTTCCTTGGCATGGTTCAAG CTTTGCAGTTCATGGAGACTGATGTTATTGCAATCGTTGGCCCCCAGTGCTCCGCAATTGCTCATATCATTTCATATGTAGCAAATGAGCTCCGAGTCCCCTTGATGTCCTTTGCGTCTGATGCTACTCTTTCATCGATACAGTTCCCATTCTTTGTCAGGACTGCTCCCAGTGATCTCTATCAAATGGCAGCTGTGGCAGCAGTTGTGGACTACAACCACTGGAAGATAGTGACTGCCATATATGTTGATGATGATTATGGTCGAAATGGCATTGCTGCTTTGGATGACGCACTCACTGCGAAGCGCTGCAAAATCTCCTACAAGATTGGATTTCCTGCAAATGCTAAAAAGAGTGAGCTCATTAATTTGTTGGTTAGTGTCAGTTATATGGAGTCTCGTGTTATCATCCTCCATACTGGTGCTGAACCTGGACTCAAGCTTTTCTCTATGGCAAACCGGCTAAACATGATGGGCAATGGCTATGTATGGATTGCAACCGACTGGCTTTCTGCATATCTTGATGCTAATTCATCAGTTCCTGCTGAGACTATATCTGGTATGCAAGGTGTTCTTACTTTACGGCCACATATCcccaactcaaagatgaagagtAATTTGATCTCCAAGTGGAGCAGACAAAGTCAGAAGTACAACCATAGTGATCTTCGTGTAAATACTTATGGTTTTTATGTTTATGATAGTGTATGGACAGTAGCTCGGGCTCTGGATGCCTTCTTCGATGATGGTGGTAGCATTTCCTTCTCAAATGACTCGCGGTTGCGTGATGCAACTGGGGGAACTCTTCACCTTGAAGCAATGAGTATTTTTGACAAGGGAAGGAAATTATTGGAGAAGATTAGAAAGGTAAACTTCACTGGGCCGTCTGGGCACGTGCAATTCGATGCTTCAGGTGACCTCATTCATCCTGCATATGAGATCATAAATGTCATCGGAAATGGCATGCGGACCATTGGTTTTTGGTCAAACTATTCTGGCTTGTTGTCAACTGTCCCTCCAGAGGCTCTATATTCAAAGCCCCCAAATACTTCTCTAGCCAATCAGCAACTCTATGATGTTATTTGGCCTGGGGAGACTGCACAGAGGCCTCGAGGATGGGTTTTTCCTTCTAATGCCAAGGAGTTAAAAATTGGTATTCCCAACAGATTCAGCTTCAGGGAGTTTGTCACGAAAGACAATGTTACCGGGTCAATGAAGGGTTATTGCATCGATGTCTTTACTCAGGCATTGGCTTTGCTTCCTTATCCTGTTACCTACAAGTTCGTACCTTTTGGGAGTGGTACTGAAAATCCTCATTATGACAAACTCATAGAGATGGTTGAATCAAAT GAGCTTGATGGAGCTGTAGGGGATATCGCAGTTACAATGAAGCGCACAGTAAATGCTGATTTCACCCAGCCTTTCATTGAAACAGGATTGGTTATCTTGGCTCCGGTTAAAAGGCATATAACAACGTCCTGGGCATTCTTGCAGCCATTTACTTTGGAGATGTGGTGTGTTACAGGGTTGTTCTTTCTTGTTGTGGGTGTGGTTGTTTGGGTTCTTGAACATCGAATCAATGATGAGTTCCGCGGCTCGCCACGACAACAAATGATAACTATTTTCTG GTTCAGCTTTTCGACTTTGTTCTTTGCACACA GAGAAAATACTATGAGCACCTTAGGGCGCGGCGTGTTAATCATATGGCTGTTTGTTGTTTTGATCATTCAATCCAGCTATACCGCGAGTCTTACTTCCATCCTGACCGTGCAACAACTTGATACTTCTATAAAAGGAATTGATGACCTGAAAAATAGTGATGCTCCTGTTGGTTTCCAAGTTGGTTCTTTTGCACAAGACTACATGGTTAATGAACTGAACATCTCACGGTCAAGGCTACGAGCTCTCGGTTCCCCAAAAGAATATGCTAAAGCCCTCGAGCTTGGCCCTAAGAAAGGAGGTGTTATGGCCATCGTTGACGAGCGCCCCTATGTTGAACTGTTTTTGTCAACTTACTGCAAGATTGCGGTAGCCGGCTCAGATTTCACCAGCAGAGGATGGGGCTTT GCATTTCCAAGGGACTCCCCGCTGCAAGTGGACCTGTCGACCGCGATCCTGTCACTGTCAGAGAACGGGGAGCTGCAGCGGATCCACGACAAGTGGCTCAAGACAGGCGAGTGCGCAGCCGACGAAAGCGAGATGATCAACTCGAACCAGCTCCGCCTCGAGAGCTTCTGGGGCCTGTTCCTCATCTGCGGCGTGGCGTGCGTCATCTCGCTGCTCATCTACTTCGGCATCATGCTGCGCAAGTACATGAGGCACGAGCCGAAGAAGAGCCTCCGGAGGTTCATCTCGTTCGTCGACGACAAGGAGCCGCCGAAGAACCGGAAGAAGCGGTCCATGAGCCTGCCTGCGAGCTCGACGGCCACCGCGCCGATGACCGCCCTCGACGTAGAGAGGCCGGCCCGGCCCGTCAGGAACGGCAGCGTCATCGATATAGAAGGCTAG